A region of Culicoides brevitarsis isolate CSIRO-B50_1 chromosome 1, AGI_CSIRO_Cbre_v1, whole genome shotgun sequence DNA encodes the following proteins:
- the LOC134837753 gene encoding odorant receptor 22c-like has translation MNKLIGKLKDFWNKPKIFVDHFEAPEYLMRLSGTNVFDATWYWNGTLRAKLSFVLFVTFSSCTTVFSSLSVIHPFDDDLEDRLTATMAALCGFEVLGKSLTFILFRENFRQLKDLAIEHSREGLRGKDHFYRPIITKYEKYGRFVVIMVFVNYYMACAVLILYPLLFGKEWMYPVNIIIPGLYPKAYPGYAINYVNISIMTFCTASTFAAFDTYLVLLCLYMSSRFELCSEYFDKIGSSKYYSSAEYIHYCSLLHAKTVELYESMQETVEYVIGLQVYCMATIMAANGILTLINPWNSYYLMMISTILEAFLYCLSAEVIAFKAAEVADKIYNAKWYEIDDIRTKKMLVLVMARSQQPFYLNFKGRALSLEAFTNIMSFGFKVFNTAQKKFTVDILHHHHHQHRRGVYKRHRRNISLTYANLQG, from the exons ATGAACAAGTTAATCGgaaaattgaaagatttttggaacaaaccaaaaattttcgttgatCATTTTGAAGCGCCCGAATATTTGATGAGATTAAGTGGCACAAATGTTTTTGACGCAACTTGGTATTGGAATGGAACATTGAGGGCAAAGTTGTCGTTTGTGCTGTTTGTGACTTTTAGTAGTTGCACAACAGTTTTTTCGTCACTTAGTGTGATACATCCATTCGATGATGACTTGGAAGATCGTTTGACGGCAACTATGGCTGCCTTGTGTGGATTTGAGGTTCTTGGAAAATCCCtgacatttattttgtttcgtgAAAACTTTCGGCAATTGAAGGATTTGGCGATCGAACATTCGCGAGAAGGATTACGAGGAAAGGATCACTTTTATAGACCGATTATTACGAAATATGAAAAGTATGGAAG atTTGTCGTTATTATggtttttgtcaattattaCATGGCATGTGCTGTTTTGATCTTATATCCTTTACTTTTCGGAAAAGAATGGATGTACCCagtgaatattattattccaGGGCTTta TCCCAAAGCTTATCCTGGTTACGCAATAAACTATGTTAACATTTCTATCATGACATTTTGCACTGCATCAACTTTTGcag catttgaTACGTATTTAGTTCTCCTTTGCCTCTACATGTCATCCCGTTTCGAGTTGTGCAgcgaatattttgacaaaatcggCAGTTCAAAGTATTATTCGAGTGCCGAATATATCCATTACTGCTCTTTGTTGCACGCCAAAACAGTCGAGTTGTACGAATCTATGCAAGAAACTGTCGAATATGTGATCGGATTGCAGGTTTATTGTATGGCGACAATTATGGCAGCCAATGGCATCCTCACATTAATTAATCCCTGGAATTCGTATTATTTGATGATGATTTCGACTATTTTAGAGGCTTTTTTGTATTGCCTTTCGGCTGAAGTGATTGCTTTCAAGGCGGCAGAAGTGGCAGATAAGATCTACAATGCAAAGTGGTATGAAATTGATGATATTCGTACGAAGAAAATGTTGGTATTGGTCATGGCGCGTTCACAACAAccattttacttgaatttcaAGGGTCGTGCACTTTCATTGGAAGCCTTTACGAATATCATGAGTTTTGGTTTTAAGGTTTTCAATACTGcac agaaAAAATTCACAGTCGATAttttacatcatcatcatcatcaacatcgacGCGGAGTATATAAACGTCATCGCAGAAATATCTCGCTCACATACGCAAATTTGCAAGGATAA